In Agarivorans gilvus, one genomic interval encodes:
- a CDS encoding YbaN family protein, with protein sequence MLRLFTMLMAWLAVVLGTIGIFLPLLPTTPFILLAVMLFSRSSPRFEAWLNNHPRFGPLINDWRQHGVVSLKAKCSATVMVGFSLGLMLWMKLPQLAMWPAIVCLAAVMLFLWTRPSQK encoded by the coding sequence ATGCTGCGTTTATTTACCATGTTAATGGCTTGGTTGGCGGTAGTGCTGGGAACCATTGGCATCTTCCTTCCCTTATTACCTACCACGCCGTTTATTCTATTAGCGGTGATGTTGTTTTCCCGCAGCTCGCCGCGCTTTGAAGCGTGGCTTAATAATCATCCCCGTTTTGGCCCATTGATTAACGATTGGCGCCAGCATGGTGTAGTGAGTCTCAAAGCCAAGTGCAGTGCCACTGTGATGGTGGGCTTTTCTTTGGGCCTAATGCTTTGGATGAAACTACCCCAGTTGGCCATGTGGCCAGCAATAGTCTGTTTAGCCGCGGTAATGCTATTTTTATGGACTCGCCCTTCCCAAAAATAA